One genomic window of Octopus bimaculoides isolate UCB-OBI-ISO-001 chromosome 2, ASM119413v2, whole genome shotgun sequence includes the following:
- the LOC106870623 gene encoding uncharacterized protein LOC106870623: MSGRLGTASTKENLDHVHYMVMDDRQLTISAIFNAISTLERFDNILHSELDIMVPAQSVTHLLTLGQKCTRLITSQENLMMFEEQCKISIMSDIPTNKPLGILKTSNRNDNFKIPSVGVSKPEKEQNESRHSNTTPHPKTPRPTKAVNDENINPNRHFPESTKEMSNIIKETPGKTIFDLCKQMSALALLTPDGMQQSIRDTQAQPKKVKLPFSEPFAGVDKLTEKNYLSDTEEIELDNVPRKTLVITDDDEFFTDAAEYFKNENLNIDNTSDNDAFKSLESSPRTSLNVTETLMKNNSSGERDSESAIIGTDKTQETSLQDKISDKNIHERLEYIEPEINSDLFNKAIHNQNIGNLSESHENKNPSSQVVCIESETVAELHAEDFTNLPKDAELTNSTDVENGDCLKIKDENSDSIPVDEKPVLHSSVNVIQSVETPNDSSDSLTMESYNLQPPVNEKQNISILDVCKVEEKIAEISIPEKFDNFNDQDKSKDRTPDSGSVDPSEISNQKFDNFNDQDKSKDRTPDSGSVDPSEISNQVNESVATESAKTDKYMSDSKTTLKTVQTEEKISEAKETVDFFETEIANCLTSKEKTLEEKSSDIVEYIECSSKIDAANVDAEKTEENNSNLLESQNVDCSHGSPKPQSTKEDICENAHLSKAIDNASVAENVEINKPVADIGSPVDEKPVLHSSVNVIQSVETPNNSSDPLTMESYNFQPPVNKQQDTDILKVEEKIAEISVPEKFNNSHDHDKSKDGTPDSGSVDPSEISNQVNESVATCSNVEIKKPVGDVGRPEDIEEEVMESSEVKDAIDHSKINCEIPNSIAASDDDLQKFETISNSSVFKDVETFSTNTHLPNSPISIEGSQSNIDISFEGRTQMANSPVAAVAVENDIQINITPTSPNKQQQVGNGKHADSQSRQNINEKPNRKELNEITDLVTAIDDTCICKDDISTILKDAEPSDSADTANYDEQEPNVQFREKTTGFICDDDDWELLNCDKTVMNASRLCRESLYVKFDPLLGLNNTIDFDINKTKNVSKQPALEKIKSPPKSPDLIMMDSPTRKSMYQKVTAMRKVNNSTNNNLDDIFSLSPANNNPDAVFFGTPLPQKKNSEIVQVLKYTEEDWLKMKQNIELEYQNRLMSASKELTHKMSEITEEHQKALNEKDVEMEQIKKDLLQLQTEKKAGQEKLTEMKKVLDEYTILIDHLAAEKQKCADNYTKGIDGSKKEVDLIQDELQTVQKAYSDLHRRFEKAKTIIESLKKNEEMLKNHVKDMVAKIKEGKVALVTLKKESQETQANLEKEVAALKKKLTIDTSCLEASSKRKDMKIAELQNELELKKNQIKELTKICDDLMEKVGDGH; encoded by the exons ATGTCTGGACGTCTTGGAACTGCCTCCACCAAGGAAAACCTTGATCATGTCCactacatggtgatggatgatagGCAATTGACTATAAGTGCAATATTTAATGCCATTAGCACCCTTGAGAGATTTGATAATATTCTACACAGTGAACTTGACATAATGGTTCCTGCTCAGTCAGTGACACATCTTCTGACACTTggtcaaaagtgcaccaggctgatcacatcccAGGAAAATCTGATGATGTTTGAG GAACAGTGCAAAATTTCCATTATGAGTGACATACCTACCAATAAGCCATTGGGTATCTTGAAGACTTCAAACAG gAATGACAACTTTAAAATCCCATCCGTTGGTGTATCTAAgccagaaaaagaacaaaatgaaagtcGGCACTCTAACACTACACCACATCCGAAAACTCCACGGCCTACAAAAGCTgttaatgatgaaaatataaaccCTAATAGGCACTTTCCTGAAAGCACTAAAGAAATgtcaaatataattaaagaaacacCAGGGAAGACTATTTTTGATCTCTGCAAGCAGATGTCTGCATTAGCACTGCTCACACCTGATGGAATGCAGCAAAGTATTAGGGATACCCAAGCACAGCCTAAAAAAGTAAAACTTCCTTTCTCTGAACCTTTTGCTGGTGTGGATAAACTCACTGAAAAAAATTACCTGAGCGACACTGAAGAAATTGAACTTGACAATGTACCCCGCAAGACATTGGTCATtacagatgatgatgaatttttcaCTGATGCTGCAGagtatttcaaaaatgaaaatctaaaCATTGATAATACAAGTGATAATGATGCTTTTAAATCTCTAGAGTCATCGCCAAGAACTTCACTGAATGTTACTGAAACTCTTATGAAGAACAATAGCTCTGGTGAAAGAGATTCAGAAAGTGCTATTATTGGGACAGATAAGACACAGGAAACATCTTTACAAGATAAGATTTCCGATAAAAATATCCACGAGAGATTGGAGTATATAGAACCTGAAATTAATTCTGATTTATTCAACAAGGCAATCCATAATCAAAATATTGGCAATCTTTCAGAAtctcatgaaaataaaaatccaTCTTCTCAAGTCGTTTGTATAGAATCAGAAACAGTGGCTGAACTTCATGCTGAAGATTTCACTAACTTACCTAAAGATGCAGAGCTAACTAATTCCACTGATGTTGAAAATGGGGATTGCTTGAAGATTAAAGATGAAAATTCTGACAGCATACCAGTTGATGAGAAACCAGTTCTACATTCATCAGTTAATGTCATCCAGTCTGTGGAAACGCCAAACGATAGTTCTGATTCTTTGACCATGGAAAGTTATAATCTTCAACCTCCagttaatgaaaaacaaaacattagtaTTTTGGATGTTTGCAAAGTTGAAGAAAAGATTGCTGAAATTTCAATTCCAGagaaatttgataattttaatgaTCAAGACAAATCAAAAGATAGAACCCCTGATTCTGGTTCTGTTGATCCTTCTGAAATTAGCAATCAG aaatttgataattttaatgaTCAAGACAAATCAAAAGATAGAACCCCTGATTCTGGTTCTGTTGATCCTTCTGAAATTAGCAATCAGGTAAATGAGTCTGTTGCTACTGAATCAGCAAAGACTGACAAATATATGTCAGATAGTAAAACTACTTTGAAAACAGTGCAGACTGAAGAAAAGATTTCAGAAGCTAAAGAGACTGTTGATTTTTTTGAAACTGAAATTGCTAATTGTctaacttcaaaagaaaaaactCTTGAAGAGAAATCGTCTGATATTGTAGAATATATTGAATGTAGTTCTAAAATTGATGCTGCAAATGTTGATGCAGAGAAGACAGAAGAGAATAATTCAAATCTGCTTGAGTCTCAGAATGTTGACTGTAGCCATGGAAGTCCTAAACCTCAATCAACTAAAGAAGACATTTGTGAAAATGCTCACCTATCGAAAGCAATAGATAATGCTTCAGTTGCTGAAAATGTAGAAATCAACAAACCAGTTGCAGATATTGGAAGTCCAGTTGATGAGAAACCAGTTCTACATTCATCAGTTAATGTCATCCAGTCTGTGGAAACGCCAAACAATAGTTCTGATCCTTTGACCATGGAAAGTTATAATTTTCAACCTCCAGTTAATAAACAGCAAGACACTGATATTTTGAAAGTTGAAGAAAAGATTGCTGAAATTTCAGTTCCTGAGAAATTTAATAATTCTCATGATCACGACAAATCAAAAGATGGAACTCCTGATTCTGGTTCTGTTGATCCTTCTGAAATTAGCAACCAGGTAAATGAGTCTGTTGCTACCTGCTCAAATGTAGAAATCAAGAAACCAGTTGGAGATGTTGGAAGACCTGAAGATATTGAAGAAGAGGTCATGGAATCTTCTGAAGTTAAAGATGCTATTGACCATTCCAAGATTAACTGTGAAATTCCTAATTCTATTGCAGCAAGTGATGATGatctgcaaaaatttgaaacaatttcaaATTCTTCTGTCTTTAAAGATGTTGAAACCTTCAGTACTAACactcatctaccaaattctcccATATCAATTGAAGGGAGTCAAAGTAATATTGATATCTCATTTGAGGGCAGAACTCAAATGGCAAATTCTCCAGTTGCAGCAGTAGCTGTTGAAAATGATATTCAAATAAACATCACTCCTACTTCaccaaacaaacaacagcaaGTAGGTAACGGGAAGCATGCAGATTCTCAATCCAGACAGAATATTAATGAAAAACCCAACAGAAAAGAGTTAAATGAAATTACTGATCTTGTTACAGCTATAGATGACACCTGTATATGTAAGGATGATATTTCTACAATTCTAAAAGACGCAGAACCCAGTGATAGTGCTGATACTGCAAACTATGATGAGCAGGAACCAAATGTTCAATTCAGAGAAAAAACAACTG GATTtatctgtgatgatgatgactgggaGCTGTTAAATTGTGATAAAACTGTT aTGAATGCTTCTCGGTTATGTCGTGAAAGTCTCTATGTAAAGTTTGATCCACTACTTGGATTAAATAACACAATTGATTTTGACATAA aCAAAACTAAAAATGTGAGTAAGCAACCTGCATTAGAGAAAATTAAGAG TCCACCAAAATCACCTGATCTTATAATGATGGATTCGCCAACACGTAAATCCATGTACCAAAAAGTCACTGCCATGAGAAAAGTAAACAACAGCACAAACAACAATCTTGATGACATTTTCTCATTATCACCTGCAAATAACAAT CCAGATGCAGTATTTTTTGGTACACCTTTGCCACAGAAAAAGAACAGTGAAATTGTTCAG GTATTAAAATACACAGAGGAAGATTGGctgaaaatgaaacagaatattgAGTTGGAATATCAAAACCGTTTGATGTCTGCTAGCAAGGAACTTACTCATAAAATGTCTGAAATAACTGAGGAACACCAGAAGGCTTTGAATGAAAAGGATGTTGAAATGGAACAAATTAAAAAAGACCTGTTGCAACTGCAAACTGAGAAGAAAGCTGGTCAAGAAAAACTTACTGAAATGAA gaAAGTCTTGGATGAATATACCATCTTGATAGACCATCTAGCTG CTGAAAAACAGAAATGTGCAGATAACTATACAAAGGGTATTGATGGAAGTAAGAAGGAAGTTGATCTT ATCCAAGATGAATTGCAGACAGTTCAAAAAGCTTACTCAGATTTACACCGACGTTTTGAAAAAGCAAAGACAATAATAGAAAGCTTGAAAAAG aatgaAGAAATGTTAAAGAACCATGTTAAGGATATggtagcaaaaataaaagaaggaaaagtggCACTTGTCACACTGAAGAAAGAAAGTCAAGAAACTCAAGCTAA CCTTGAAAAGGAAGTAGCAGCTTTGAAGAAGAAATTGACAATTGATACCTCATGCCTTGAAGCTTCAAGTAAACGCAAAGATATGAAAATTGCTGAACTACAAAATGAGCTTGAATTAAAG aaaaatcaaataaaagaactCACGAAAATATGTGATGATTTGATGGAGAAAGTAGGAGATGGTCATTGA